In Verrucomicrobiota bacterium, one genomic interval encodes:
- a CDS encoding PH domain-containing protein, producing MMNRLRSLLLRLMKVPPEPEPPAGAPESIRIFRAGNNYYRLLQIRWALAQLSAVAAILLLLLGGFITFKSAWMQRAFHALEWFGLASLVAQMPFTFLLVKLNYELRWYVVTDRSLRIRHGLQSVREITMTFANIQQIVVHQGPLQRLLGIADVEVRTAGGGGQEGHQRGEHGDSGHIAYFHGVDNAEEIRDLILDRMRRLRDAGLGDTDDVDAEPAAGTGATHPVCMAASELLGEVRALRKSLA from the coding sequence ATGATGAACCGGCTGAGATCTCTGCTGCTGCGGTTGATGAAGGTTCCGCCCGAGCCGGAGCCGCCCGCAGGCGCGCCGGAATCCATCCGCATTTTCCGCGCCGGGAATAATTACTACCGACTGCTGCAAATCCGGTGGGCGCTCGCGCAGCTCTCTGCGGTCGCGGCGATCCTGCTGCTGCTGCTCGGCGGCTTCATCACCTTCAAGTCGGCGTGGATGCAGCGGGCGTTTCACGCGCTCGAGTGGTTCGGCTTGGCGAGCCTTGTGGCGCAGATGCCCTTCACGTTCCTGCTGGTGAAGTTGAACTACGAGCTGCGCTGGTACGTGGTGACCGACCGCAGCCTGCGCATCCGGCACGGGCTGCAGTCCGTGCGAGAGATCACGATGACCTTCGCGAACATCCAGCAAATCGTCGTGCACCAGGGGCCGTTGCAGCGGCTGCTCGGCATCGCCGATGTCGAAGTGCGGACCGCCGGCGGCGGCGGCCAGGAGGGACACCAGCGCGGCGAACACGGTGACTCGGGTCACATCGCCTACTTCCACGGCGTGGACAACGCGGAGGAAATCCGCGACCTCATCCTCGACCGCATGCGCCGGCTGCGCGACGCGGGCCTCGGTGACACGGACGACGTTGACGCCGAACCCGCGGCCGGCACGGGAGCGACGCATCCCGTGTGCATGGCCGCATCCGAATTGCTCGGCGAAGTGCGCGCACTGAGGAAGTCGCTGGCTTGA
- a CDS encoding DUF1553 domain-containing protein, translated as MKRPFAFVVVPALLAASPSPAAAPAQELAQRAWAVISQKCLACHGNDAEKIKGGLNLTTRAGALAGGESERTVLKPGKPDESLLYTAATRADPQLPMPPKDNDALSPAQLKILRDWILAGAPWPGEKPAAGSWNAADGIVVKTSGGLSPDWSNRRYKPEDVWAWQPVGTPAVPSIRDSKFTIRNPIDAFTAAPLALRGIPQAKPADKPTLLRRATFDLLGLPPTPAELDAFVRDKSPDAFAKVVKRLLDSPHYGEQQARHWLDVTRYADTAGFSNDYERPHAWRYRDYVIRSFNADKPYDRFILEQIAGDEIEPANLEMLIAVGFLRMGPWEHTSMTVAAVTRQDFLDDVTHHVGVTFLGQGLRCARCHDHKFDPVPTRDYYRLQAAFASTQFAERPSPFLPGEHIGDTTAARARVEQHLSDARAVLAGLRQKNQDAIAAHEKQHGAGSVADLTKSDTARRDNFGLTKDELSVRKVHQKRQDFFERERQRFEAYALSVYSGPPNNYTSVRPLFGVPTNRVGVVQVVSILNGGALETPGEAVKPGVLSAMSAANDLDANSPWALPDSANGRRTALAKWIASPQNTLTARVLVNRVWQQHFGRGLVATPNNLGAMGGKPTHPELLDWLAGWFTENGWSLKKLHALILNSATYQQTSSAERGTRNAESADPRNDLLSHFPTRRLAAEELRDAMLAVTGELNPQTGGPGVFPEINWEVAFQPRHIMGSVAPAYQPSPTPAERNRRTLYAFRIRTLADPMLEVFNRPGSETSCEHRDATTVTPQVFSLMNGGFANNRALAFAASLEKSAPTLKSRIELAFRRAFGRPPAGNEVKSCEAHFNKMLAHHRLNAPKANDLPTKVKHHMVEEMTGEDFFWDEELDVLKHYTRDLMPWQVGTETRALAEVCLVLLNANEFVYVR; from the coding sequence ATGAAGCGCCCGTTTGCATTCGTTGTCGTCCCCGCACTTCTCGCGGCTTCGCCGTCGCCCGCCGCCGCGCCCGCGCAGGAACTCGCGCAGCGCGCTTGGGCGGTGATTTCCCAAAAGTGCCTCGCCTGTCACGGCAACGATGCGGAGAAAATCAAGGGCGGCCTCAACCTCACCACGCGCGCCGGCGCACTCGCGGGCGGCGAAAGCGAGCGCACCGTGCTCAAGCCCGGCAAGCCCGACGAGAGCCTGCTTTACACCGCCGCGACGCGCGCCGATCCGCAGCTCCCCATGCCGCCGAAGGACAACGACGCGCTCTCGCCCGCGCAGCTCAAGATCCTGCGCGACTGGATTCTCGCCGGCGCCCCGTGGCCCGGCGAGAAACCCGCCGCCGGCTCCTGGAACGCCGCCGACGGAATCGTCGTCAAGACCAGCGGCGGACTCTCACCCGACTGGTCAAACCGCAGATACAAACCTGAGGACGTGTGGGCGTGGCAGCCCGTTGGCACGCCAGCCGTCCCAAGCATTCGCGATTCGAAATTCACGATCCGAAATCCCATTGACGCCTTCACCGCCGCGCCGCTCGCGTTGCGGGGCATCCCGCAAGCAAAGCCCGCCGACAAGCCCACGCTCCTGCGTCGCGCGACGTTCGACCTGCTCGGACTGCCTCCGACGCCCGCCGAATTGGATGCGTTCGTGAGGGACAAGTCGCCCGACGCCTTCGCGAAGGTCGTGAAGCGGTTGCTCGACAGCCCGCACTACGGCGAGCAGCAGGCGCGGCACTGGCTGGACGTGACGCGCTACGCCGACACCGCGGGCTTCTCGAACGACTACGAGCGGCCGCACGCGTGGCGCTATCGCGACTACGTCATCCGCAGCTTCAACGCCGACAAGCCGTATGACCGCTTCATCCTCGAACAAATCGCCGGCGACGAGATCGAGCCGGCCAATCTCGAAATGCTAATCGCCGTCGGCTTCCTCCGCATGGGGCCGTGGGAACACACCAGCATGACCGTCGCCGCCGTCACGCGGCAGGATTTCCTCGACGACGTCACGCACCACGTCGGCGTCACGTTCCTCGGCCAGGGCCTGCGCTGCGCGCGCTGTCACGACCACAAGTTCGACCCGGTGCCGACGCGCGATTACTACCGGCTGCAGGCGGCGTTCGCCTCGACGCAGTTTGCCGAGCGGCCGTCACCGTTCCTTCCCGGCGAGCACATCGGCGACACCACCGCGGCCCGCGCGCGCGTGGAGCAGCACTTGAGCGATGCGCGCGCAGTGCTGGCCGGCTTGAGGCAGAAAAACCAGGACGCGATCGCCGCCCACGAGAAGCAGCACGGCGCCGGGTCCGTCGCGGATCTCACGAAGTCGGACACCGCGCGCCGCGACAACTTCGGGCTGACCAAGGACGAGCTCAGCGTGCGCAAGGTGCACCAGAAGCGGCAGGACTTCTTCGAGCGCGAGCGGCAGCGCTTCGAGGCTTACGCGCTGTCGGTCTATTCCGGCCCGCCGAACAATTACACCTCGGTGCGCCCGCTCTTTGGCGTGCCGACGAACCGCGTCGGAGTCGTGCAAGTCGTGAGCATCCTCAACGGCGGCGCGCTCGAAACGCCCGGCGAAGCGGTGAAGCCCGGCGTGCTCAGCGCGATGTCCGCGGCGAACGACCTCGACGCGAACAGCCCGTGGGCGTTGCCCGACTCCGCGAACGGCCGCCGAACGGCACTCGCGAAATGGATCGCCAGTCCTCAAAACACGCTCACCGCGCGCGTCCTCGTGAACCGCGTCTGGCAGCAGCACTTCGGCCGCGGCCTTGTGGCGACACCGAACAACCTCGGCGCGATGGGCGGCAAGCCGACGCACCCCGAATTGCTCGACTGGCTTGCGGGCTGGTTCACCGAGAACGGCTGGAGCCTCAAGAAGCTCCACGCGCTCATCCTGAACAGCGCGACGTATCAGCAGACTTCAAGCGCGGAACGCGGAACGCGGAACGCGGAATCAGCAGACCCGCGCAACGATCTCTTGAGTCACTTTCCCACCCGCCGCCTTGCCGCCGAGGAGTTGCGCGACGCGATGCTCGCGGTGACGGGCGAACTGAATCCGCAGACAGGCGGGCCGGGCGTGTTTCCCGAGATCAACTGGGAGGTTGCCTTCCAGCCGCGGCACATCATGGGCTCGGTCGCGCCGGCGTATCAGCCGTCGCCGACGCCCGCGGAGCGCAACCGCCGCACCCTTTACGCCTTCCGCATCCGCACGCTCGCGGACCCGATGCTCGAGGTCTTCAACCGCCCCGGCTCCGAGACAAGCTGCGAGCACCGCGACGCCACGACCGTCACGCCGCAAGTGTTCTCGCTGATGAACGGCGGCTTCGCGAACAACCGCGCGCTTGCCTTCGCCGCCTCGCTGGAGAAGTCCGCGCCGACGTTGAAGTCGCGCATCGAACTCGCCTTCCGTCGCGCGTTTGGCCGGCCGCCGGCGGGCAATGAAGTGAAATCCTGCGAGGCGCACTTCAACAAGATGCTCGCGCACCACCGGTTGAACGCGCCGAAGGCCAATGATCTGCCGACGAAGGTGAAGCACCACATGGTCGAGGAAATGACCGGCGAGGATTTCTTCTGGGACGAGGAACTCGACGTGTTGAAGCACTACACCCGCGACCTGATGCCCTGGCAGGTCGGCACCGAGACCCGCGCGCTGGCCGAGGTGTGCCTCGTGTTGCTGAACGCGAATGAATTCGTCTACGTGCGATGA
- a CDS encoding DUF1501 domain-containing protein, translated as MNPHRFGCQHFAKHSRRDFVYGLGATLGTVAFNALLRQELSAADNPQSANPLMPKQPHLAAKAKACIFLFMEGGPSHLDTFDPKPKLAELHMKEFTRNDRFASAMTSGKRYFVRSPFQFKQHGRSGLWMCDKFEHLARVADELCVYRGCQVDSIDHPTACYQMNTGNRFTGDPAVGAWTSFGLGTRNQNLPAFVVLPDGAFPQGGAANWSNGFLPAHFQGTPLRSQGSPILDLNPPPHVTRDTQRANLDLLAKLNADDARRHPNQGELAARMAAYELAFRMQAEVPGVINLDNEDAKTKELYGIGQPATDRFGRRCLLARKLVQSGVRFVQLFEGGWDSHDYIDRAHTGRIRCVDKPIAALLTDLRRLGLLDSTLVIWSGEFGRSPDNGVRGGENVAGRDHNAKGMAMWLAGGGVKSGHAIGATDEIGEKAAECVHHLRDLHVTVLRLLGLDDNKLTYFHEGRFKQLSQTGGQVINELIA; from the coding sequence ATGAACCCCCACCGATTCGGCTGCCAGCACTTCGCGAAACACTCGCGGCGCGACTTCGTTTACGGACTCGGCGCGACGCTGGGCACGGTCGCCTTCAACGCGCTGCTGCGTCAGGAACTCAGCGCCGCGGACAATCCGCAATCCGCGAATCCCCTCATGCCCAAGCAGCCGCACCTCGCGGCGAAGGCCAAGGCCTGCATCTTCCTGTTCATGGAGGGCGGGCCGTCGCACCTCGACACCTTCGACCCGAAGCCGAAGCTGGCCGAACTGCACATGAAGGAGTTCACGCGCAACGACCGCTTCGCTTCCGCGATGACGAGCGGCAAGCGCTACTTCGTCCGCAGCCCGTTTCAGTTCAAGCAGCACGGCAGGTCGGGGCTGTGGATGTGCGACAAGTTCGAGCATCTCGCGCGAGTCGCGGACGAGTTGTGCGTGTATCGCGGTTGCCAGGTGGACTCGATTGATCACCCGACCGCGTGCTACCAGATGAACACCGGCAACCGTTTCACCGGGGACCCGGCCGTCGGCGCGTGGACGAGCTTCGGCCTCGGCACGAGGAACCAAAACCTGCCCGCGTTCGTCGTGCTGCCGGATGGCGCGTTCCCGCAGGGCGGCGCGGCGAACTGGTCGAACGGATTTCTGCCCGCGCACTTTCAGGGCACGCCGCTGCGCTCGCAAGGCTCGCCGATCCTCGACTTGAATCCGCCGCCGCATGTCACGCGCGACACGCAGCGCGCGAACCTCGACCTGCTCGCGAAGCTCAACGCCGACGACGCCAGGCGGCATCCGAACCAGGGCGAACTCGCCGCGCGCATGGCCGCGTATGAACTCGCCTTCCGCATGCAGGCCGAAGTGCCCGGCGTCATCAACCTCGACAACGAGGACGCGAAGACGAAGGAGCTTTACGGCATCGGCCAGCCGGCGACGGACCGCTTCGGCCGGCGCTGCCTGCTCGCGCGCAAGCTGGTGCAGAGCGGCGTGCGCTTCGTGCAGCTCTTCGAGGGCGGCTGGGATTCGCACGACTACATTGACCGCGCGCACACGGGCCGCATCCGTTGCGTGGACAAGCCCATCGCCGCGCTGCTCACCGACCTGCGGCGGCTCGGCCTGCTCGACTCGACGCTCGTCATCTGGAGCGGCGAGTTCGGCCGCTCGCCGGACAACGGTGTGCGCGGCGGCGAGAACGTCGCGGGCCGCGACCACAATGCGAAGGGCATGGCCATGTGGCTCGCGGGCGGCGGCGTGAAGTCCGGCCACGCCATCGGCGCGACCGATGAGATTGGCGAGAAGGCCGCCGAGTGCGTCCACCACCTCCGCGACCTGCACGTGACGGTGCTGCGCCTGCTCGGCCTCGACGACAACAAGCTGACCTACTTCCACGAAGGCCGTTTCAAGCAACTCAGCCAGACCGGCGGGCAGGTGATCAACGAGCTCATCGCGTAA
- the yajC gene encoding preprotein translocase subunit YajC yields MGGARLPPAEAVLSDPSSWFGRDLDLSLFAIGGMAFLLFLRLKRALTTLEGAHPRCEPGPEPTRHRRVASFQPNVGLAIPRLVPRFGGSVFEMTMLNDLSCLLAFSPPPQPGQKPPPIWVTLAPILFMVVIMYWIMIRPQQKEQKRREAMIKALKKGDRVVTSSGIVAVVVTIKEKSITLRSDEAKFEVLKSAVTDVTEVASEPAKP; encoded by the coding sequence ATGGGCGGTGCTCGGTTACCGCCGGCTGAAGCCGTGCTGTCCGACCCGTCGTCGTGGTTTGGACGCGATCTGGACTTGAGCCTGTTCGCGATCGGCGGCATGGCGTTCCTGCTGTTCCTGCGGCTGAAACGCGCGCTCACGACGCTGGAGGGGGCGCATCCTCGATGCGAACCTGGGCCTGAACCCACCCGGCACCGGCGCGTCGCCTCCTTTCAACCGAATGTTGGACTTGCCATTCCGCGACTCGTCCCTAGATTTGGCGGCTCTGTTTTTGAAATGACCATGCTCAACGACTTGTCCTGCCTGCTCGCGTTCTCGCCCCCGCCCCAGCCGGGGCAGAAGCCCCCGCCCATCTGGGTCACGCTCGCCCCGATCCTCTTCATGGTCGTCATCATGTATTGGATCATGATCCGTCCGCAGCAGAAGGAACAAAAGCGGCGCGAGGCGATGATCAAGGCGCTCAAGAAAGGCGACCGGGTCGTCACCAGCAGCGGCATCGTCGCCGTGGTCGTCACCATCAAGGAGAAAAGCATCACCCTCCGGTCGGATGAGGCGAAGTTTGAGGTGCTCAAGTCCGCCGTGACCGACGTCACGGAGGTCGCCTCGGAACCCGCGAAGCCCTGA
- the secD gene encoding protein translocase subunit SecD has product MPRNNTWRLLAALFAIGFSLYSVYPPTNRDLVQVFQERAAGPDANFASIVERARKLQTEKPGNTFGNLVAAVGTNDLTRYFPFKVRGQKNPNLAILYRLQREAAGKIRLGLDLQGGVSFTVRMDLTRLEVDEKGKTNIVSRGVTHALAIENAVEVLRKRVDSLGVAEPLIQPAGEDRIVVQLPGIEESVMAMARQNIQRAAFLEFRMLRPDSDELIRQGYTSFPGYERMKLLHQKGKPDERAEEVFVKVKAELGLSGKHVARAFHSRHHVNNDPIIILRFDTEGAQLFGDITKDNVGQRFGIVLDGELLSAPVIREPILGGSCEISGSFDLKEAAELASALENPLEAPLSIEEEVSVTPSLGKDTIEAGIKSAIYGVIAVGVFMLVYYMLSGLIANAALVINILILLGVMCSIGTTLTLPGIAGIVLTIGMAVDANVLIYERIREELAAGKSLRGAINAGYARAFATIFDSNLTTLIASVLLIYLGTGPVKGFGVTLTIGITVSMFTALIITRLMFDFLLARGLIKSLPMFQIFRDANYNFMKFARPAFIASWSLILVGLVYGVGFRGASVLGHEMRGGDELFFTFAKKVEDLEKIRAVVTAVKFTDAKGREHQVKDALLQYQKSPGDNSERLRVTVLAGAGKAVADSIIKAFPDEKFTNNQLRSVGPTVGGEILRTALWAVVLALFGILVYVAFRYEFSFALGAVIAICHDILMTLGIYFLAGRELNGTVVAALLTIIGFSINDTIVIFDRIREDLKLGIRGSFTELMNIALNQTLSRTFITSGTVFVATASLYWFGGGVINDFAFTFLWGIIIGTYSSIYIASAFVLWWHKGKRPALGGTAMTAAPEAAEAARA; this is encoded by the coding sequence ATGCCCCGCAACAACACCTGGCGGCTGCTGGCGGCCCTCTTTGCCATCGGCTTCTCGCTTTACAGCGTTTACCCGCCGACGAACCGCGACTTGGTGCAGGTCTTTCAGGAGCGGGCGGCGGGGCCGGACGCCAATTTCGCCTCGATCGTCGAGCGCGCGCGCAAGCTCCAGACCGAGAAGCCGGGCAACACGTTCGGCAACCTCGTCGCGGCCGTCGGCACCAACGACCTCACGCGCTACTTCCCTTTCAAAGTCCGCGGGCAGAAGAACCCCAACCTCGCCATCCTCTACCGGCTCCAGCGCGAGGCCGCGGGCAAGATCCGGCTTGGACTCGATTTGCAGGGCGGCGTGTCCTTCACCGTGCGCATGGACCTGACGCGGTTGGAGGTGGACGAGAAGGGCAAGACGAACATCGTCAGCCGCGGCGTCACCCATGCGCTCGCCATCGAGAACGCCGTCGAAGTCCTCCGCAAGCGCGTGGACTCACTCGGCGTGGCCGAGCCGCTCATCCAGCCGGCCGGCGAGGACCGCATCGTGGTGCAACTGCCGGGCATCGAGGAATCCGTGATGGCGATGGCGCGGCAGAACATCCAGCGCGCGGCGTTCCTCGAGTTCCGCATGCTCCGGCCGGACAGCGACGAGCTCATCCGCCAGGGCTACACGTCTTTCCCCGGATACGAGCGGATGAAGTTGCTCCACCAGAAAGGCAAGCCCGACGAGCGCGCCGAGGAAGTGTTCGTCAAGGTCAAGGCCGAGCTCGGCCTGTCCGGCAAGCACGTGGCGCGGGCCTTCCACAGCCGGCACCACGTCAACAACGACCCGATCATCATCCTGCGCTTCGACACCGAGGGCGCGCAGCTGTTCGGCGACATCACCAAGGACAACGTAGGCCAGCGGTTCGGCATCGTGCTCGACGGCGAGTTGCTGTCCGCGCCGGTGATCCGCGAGCCGATCCTCGGGGGGAGTTGCGAGATCAGCGGGAGCTTCGACTTGAAGGAAGCCGCCGAACTCGCCAGCGCGCTCGAAAACCCGCTGGAAGCCCCCCTGTCCATCGAGGAGGAAGTCAGCGTCACGCCCTCGCTCGGCAAGGACACGATCGAGGCGGGCATCAAATCCGCGATCTACGGCGTGATCGCCGTCGGCGTGTTCATGCTCGTTTATTACATGCTCTCCGGGCTCATCGCGAACGCGGCGTTGGTCATCAACATCCTCATCCTTCTCGGCGTGATGTGTTCCATCGGCACCACGCTGACCCTGCCGGGCATCGCGGGCATCGTGCTCACCATCGGCATGGCGGTGGACGCGAACGTGCTCATCTACGAGCGCATCCGCGAGGAACTGGCGGCCGGCAAGTCCCTCCGCGGCGCGATCAACGCCGGCTACGCGCGGGCCTTCGCGACCATCTTCGACTCGAACCTCACCACGCTCATCGCCTCGGTTCTGCTCATCTACCTCGGCACCGGGCCGGTGAAGGGCTTTGGCGTCACACTCACCATTGGCATCACGGTGAGCATGTTCACCGCGCTCATCATCACGCGCCTCATGTTCGACTTCCTCCTCGCGCGCGGCCTGATCAAGAGCCTGCCGATGTTCCAAATCTTCCGCGACGCGAACTACAACTTCATGAAGTTCGCCAGGCCCGCGTTCATCGCGTCGTGGAGCCTCATCCTCGTCGGCCTCGTCTACGGCGTCGGCTTCCGTGGCGCGAGCGTGCTCGGCCACGAGATGCGCGGCGGCGACGAACTCTTCTTCACGTTCGCGAAGAAGGTCGAGGACCTGGAGAAAATCCGCGCCGTCGTCACCGCGGTGAAGTTCACGGATGCCAAAGGCAGGGAACATCAGGTCAAGGACGCGCTGCTCCAGTATCAGAAATCCCCCGGCGACAATTCCGAGCGCCTGCGCGTGACCGTGCTCGCGGGCGCGGGCAAGGCCGTCGCCGACTCGATCATCAAGGCGTTCCCGGACGAGAAATTCACCAACAACCAGCTCCGCAGCGTCGGCCCGACGGTCGGCGGGGAGATCCTGCGCACCGCGCTGTGGGCGGTGGTCCTGGCGCTGTTCGGCATCCTCGTTTACGTCGCGTTCCGATACGAATTCTCGTTCGCGCTCGGCGCCGTCATCGCCATCTGCCACGACATCCTGATGACGCTGGGCATCTACTTCCTCGCCGGGCGCGAGCTCAACGGCACCGTGGTCGCGGCGCTGCTCACGATCATCGGCTTCTCCATCAACGACACCATCGTGATCTTCGACCGCATCCGCGAAGACCTGAAACTCGGCATCCGCGGCAGCTTCACCGAGCTGATGAACATCGCGCTCAACCAGACGCTCAGCCGCACGTTCATCACGTCCGGCACCGTGTTCGTCGCCACCGCGTCGCTCTACTGGTTCGGCGGCGGCGTCATCAACGACTTCGCCTTCACGTTCCTCTGGGGCATCATCATCGGCACCTACTCCTCCATTTACATCGCGAGCGCGTTTGTGCTCTGGTGGCACAAGGGCAAGCGCCCCGCGCTCGGCGGCACGGCGATGACCGCCGCGCCCGAGGCGGCGGAAGCCGCCAGGGCGTGA
- a CDS encoding TerC family protein, whose amino-acid sequence MPAFLLALVEITPLHYAVFIGGVLVFLALDLGVFHRKAHAVTFREAFAWTLVFFTLAMGFAAALVPMRGRGEALEFVTGYIIELSLSMDNVFVIALIFAYFRVPPELQHRVLFWGILGALVMRGLMIWGGAVLVSRFHGVLYLFGGFLLFTGVKMLFVDDDGVHPEKNPVLNLTRRLYPVTREFEGDRFITRLDGRRALTPLALVLLMVETTDLVFAVDSIPAIFAVTEKPFIIFTSNVFAILGLRSLYFVLAGAIRYFRYLKIGLALVLAFIGLKMLVKPWLDIPTGASLLVVGALILLSVLLSILALRASPPADPPPPAA is encoded by the coding sequence ATGCCTGCATTCCTGCTGGCCCTTGTAGAGATCACGCCCCTGCACTACGCCGTCTTCATCGGCGGCGTCCTGGTGTTCCTCGCGCTTGACCTCGGCGTCTTCCACCGCAAGGCGCACGCCGTCACCTTCCGCGAGGCGTTTGCGTGGACGCTTGTGTTCTTCACGCTGGCCATGGGGTTCGCCGCGGCGCTCGTGCCGATGCGGGGCCGGGGCGAGGCGCTCGAGTTCGTCACCGGTTACATCATCGAACTCTCGCTCTCGATGGACAACGTGTTTGTCATCGCGCTCATCTTCGCCTACTTCCGCGTGCCGCCCGAGTTGCAGCATCGCGTGCTCTTCTGGGGAATCCTCGGCGCGCTCGTAATGCGCGGGCTGATGATCTGGGGCGGCGCGGTGCTGGTCTCCCGGTTCCACGGTGTGTTGTATCTGTTCGGCGGCTTCCTGCTCTTCACCGGCGTGAAGATGCTCTTCGTGGACGACGACGGCGTGCACCCGGAGAAGAACCCGGTGCTGAATCTCACGCGGCGGCTTTACCCGGTGACACGCGAGTTCGAGGGCGACCGCTTCATAACGCGCCTGGACGGCCGGCGCGCGCTCACGCCGCTGGCGCTGGTGCTGTTGATGGTGGAGACGACCGACCTCGTGTTCGCCGTGGACTCGATCCCCGCGATCTTCGCCGTCACCGAGAAGCCGTTCATCATTTTCACCTCAAACGTCTTCGCCATCCTCGGCCTGCGCTCGCTCTACTTCGTGCTCGCGGGCGCGATCCGTTACTTCCGCTACCTCAAGATCGGCCTCGCGCTCGTGCTCGCCTTCATCGGCCTGAAAATGCTCGTCAAACCCTGGCTGGACATCCCGACCGGCGCGTCGCTGCTTGTCGTTGGCGCGCTGATCCTGTTGTCCGTCCTGCTCTCAATCCTCGCGTTGCGGGCCAGTCCTCCGGCGGACCCGCCGCCGCCGGCTGCATGA
- the recJ gene encoding single-stranded-DNA-specific exonuclease RecJ, whose translation MKSRWTLAPPQPLLAEPLARELGLSPLMIQCLLNRGQSDAASIRQFLGPRLRQLADPFLLPDMDRAVDRLRLARERAEPLVIFGDYDVDGVTSTALLHEVLSSLGWTVHPYLPHRMDEGYGLTRDAVENCLNKFPVKLLLAVDCGSTAVETIAWLRERGVDVIVLDHHQVSSPPPGAVALVNPQRRGEQPDFHELCSAGLAFKLAHALVKRARELGLPGADAFDVRPLLDLVALGTIADLVPLRHENRILITAGLERLNATPRPGLVALKRVAQVREPVGTYDVGFQLGPRLNAAGRLETATAALDLLLAPDLATAEPLARGLDARNRERQQIERAIADDVTGAVRARFNPETDFVIVEGQLLWHIGVVGIVASRVQRAFHRPTIILGGDAHEWRGSGRSIEGFDLAAALRECDDLLARHGGHAMAAGLSLKPSNVDALRARLNELARRALTAEQLQPEVRLDAETSLGELSLGQLAELERLQPTGQANPAVSLVARNLSLARPVFRMGGEKQHARLHVTDGRDTRQAVMWNVADPELPAGRFDLAFSPQINEFNGTRTVQLKVLDWREARASGDRGFSSAASRVVL comes from the coding sequence ATGAAATCCCGCTGGACTCTGGCCCCGCCGCAACCCCTGCTCGCGGAGCCGCTCGCGCGCGAGCTGGGCCTCTCGCCGCTGATGATCCAGTGCCTCCTCAACCGCGGCCAGTCCGATGCGGCGTCCATCCGGCAGTTTCTCGGGCCGCGCCTGCGCCAGCTTGCCGATCCCTTCCTGCTGCCCGACATGGACCGTGCGGTCGACCGCCTGCGGCTCGCGCGCGAACGCGCCGAGCCGCTCGTCATCTTTGGCGACTACGACGTGGACGGCGTCACCTCGACCGCGCTGCTCCACGAAGTGCTCTCGTCTCTCGGCTGGACTGTGCATCCCTACCTGCCACATCGCATGGACGAAGGCTACGGCCTCACGCGCGACGCCGTGGAGAACTGCCTCAACAAGTTCCCCGTCAAACTTCTGCTCGCGGTGGACTGCGGCTCGACCGCAGTCGAGACCATCGCGTGGCTTCGCGAACGCGGCGTGGATGTGATCGTCCTCGACCACCACCAGGTCTCTTCGCCGCCGCCCGGAGCCGTGGCACTCGTGAATCCGCAGCGGCGCGGGGAACAGCCGGACTTCCACGAACTCTGCTCCGCCGGACTCGCCTTCAAGCTCGCGCACGCGCTCGTCAAGCGCGCGCGGGAACTCGGCCTCCCCGGCGCGGACGCGTTTGACGTGCGGCCGCTGCTCGACCTCGTTGCGCTCGGGACCATCGCCGACCTTGTCCCGCTCCGGCACGAGAACCGCATCCTCATCACGGCCGGACTCGAGCGGCTCAACGCCACGCCGCGGCCCGGGCTCGTCGCGCTCAAGCGCGTCGCGCAGGTCCGCGAGCCGGTCGGCACCTACGACGTCGGCTTCCAACTCGGCCCGCGCCTCAACGCCGCCGGCCGGCTCGAGACCGCGACCGCCGCGCTCGACCTCCTGCTCGCGCCCGACCTCGCGACGGCCGAGCCGCTCGCCCGCGGGCTCGACGCGCGCAACCGCGAACGCCAGCAAATCGAGCGCGCCATCGCGGACGACGTCACCGGCGCGGTGCGCGCGCGCTTCAACCCGGAGACGGACTTCGTGATCGTCGAGGGGCAGTTGCTCTGGCACATCGGCGTCGTCGGCATTGTCGCCTCGCGCGTGCAGAGGGCCTTTCACCGGCCGACGATCATCCTCGGGGGCGACGCGCACGAGTGGCGCGGCTCCGGCCGGAGCATCGAGGGCTTCGATCTCGCGGCCGCGTTGCGCGAATGCGATGACCTGCTCGCGCGCCACGGCGGGCACGCGATGGCCGCGGGGCTCTCGCTGAAGCCCTCAAACGTGGACGCGCTGCGCGCCCGCTTGAACGAGCTGGCCCGCCGCGCGCTCACGGCCGAGCAACTTCAACCCGAAGTCCGGCTCGACGCCGAGACGTCACTCGGCGAGTTGAGCCTCGGCCAACTTGCCGAGCTGGAGCGGCTTCAACCGACGGGGCAGGCGAATCCCGCCGTGAGCCTCGTCGCGCGGAACCTCTCGCTCGCGCGCCCCGTGTTTCGAATGGGCGGCGAGAAGCAGCATGCCCGTCTGCACGTGACCGATGGGCGCGATACCCGGCAGGCCGTGATGTGGAATGTCGCCGACCCGGAACTGCCCGCGGGCCGGTTCGACCTCGCATTCTCGCCGCAGATCAACGAGTTCAACGGCACGCGCACCGTGCAGTTGAAAGTTCTCGACTGGCGCGAGGCGCGCGCGTCCGGCGACCGTGGATTCTCTTCCGCCGCGAGCCGGGTTGTGCTTTGA